The Egicoccus sp. AB-alg2 genome window below encodes:
- a CDS encoding polyprenyl synthetase family protein has product MDPLNLLEPPLRADAAARLEAVEGRLHAAVAARDPLADRSSRHLLTAGGKRFRPLVTVLVATALGAPGRDRLTAAACASELLHLSTLYHDDVIDGADVRRGVPSANARWGERLAVLAGDRLTALAFEAAADAGDEVPGLLARTYRRLVEGERLEASLVGRIDVGVTGYLEVVDGKTASLIAAAARAGAAMAGAAPAMRTRAEAWGRTLGVAFQLADDLLDLTASAEVAGKPVGHDLELGVYTWPVLDAIGSPAGVRLQTVLRDPPPHPRPAVEEAMQIVHGCGAVTRAGRLVERFLDRADDHLGALPPGPARTSLRTLGRALVPPPAAVPSARVPEAVGA; this is encoded by the coding sequence GTGGACCCGTTGAACCTGCTCGAACCACCCCTTCGGGCAGACGCGGCCGCTCGTCTCGAGGCGGTCGAGGGGCGTCTGCACGCGGCCGTCGCCGCCCGCGATCCCCTCGCGGACCGCAGCAGTCGTCACCTGCTCACCGCCGGCGGCAAGCGGTTCCGACCCCTGGTCACGGTCCTGGTGGCCACCGCGCTCGGGGCGCCGGGGCGCGACCGGCTCACCGCCGCCGCCTGCGCGAGCGAACTGCTGCACCTGAGCACGCTGTACCACGACGACGTGATCGACGGCGCCGACGTCCGCCGTGGCGTACCCAGCGCCAACGCCCGCTGGGGCGAGCGTCTGGCCGTTCTCGCGGGCGACCGCCTGACCGCGCTGGCGTTCGAGGCCGCCGCCGACGCTGGTGACGAGGTACCCGGGCTGCTGGCGCGCACCTACCGTCGGCTCGTCGAAGGCGAGCGCCTGGAGGCCAGCCTCGTCGGACGCATCGACGTCGGGGTGACGGGCTACCTCGAGGTCGTCGACGGCAAGACGGCCAGCCTGATCGCCGCCGCCGCCCGCGCCGGCGCGGCCATGGCGGGAGCGGCGCCGGCGATGCGAACGCGCGCCGAGGCCTGGGGCCGCACCCTCGGCGTCGCCTTCCAGCTCGCCGACGACCTGCTCGACCTGACCGCCAGCGCCGAGGTCGCCGGCAAGCCCGTGGGCCACGACCTCGAGCTGGGCGTGTACACCTGGCCCGTCCTCGACGCCATCGGCTCCCCCGCGGGCGTGCGACTGCAGACGGTGCTGCGAGACCCGCCCCCGCACCCGCGGCCGGCCGTCGAGGAAGCCATGCAGATCGTGCACGGCTGCGGCGCCGTCACACGCGCCGGCCGACTGGTCGAACGCTTCCTCGACCGCGCCGACGACCACCTCGGCGCGCTCCCACCGGGTCCGGCCCGCACGTCGCTGCGCACGCTCGGACGGGCGTTGGTCCCCCCGCCCGCCGCGGTCCCGTCCGCCCGGGTGCCCGAGGCGGTGGGCGCATGA
- a CDS encoding phytoene/squalene synthase family protein has product MTGRDSSNVWPEVTAVIRHHSTTFWLGSCLMTGERRRATRAVYAACRIGDDAADLAPRPREAVAVWQTRIEQAYLGRPVEPWERALAWAVRRFPVPRAAFHALADGFRADFGSVRLATFADLDRYCFQVAGAVGLMIAPICGAHGPAAEHAADQLGRAMQLTNCLRDVGEDLARDRVYLPADLLAAYGVTLDDLRSDVRGPRYRRLMEHLAHEAEQRFEIGLDGLHHLRHHRTAVAYAAVQYRAILDELRAGGWDNLRQRASVPPARRARLLAEARSATRAAGTAPAAPSPQPLAGTGTGGAG; this is encoded by the coding sequence ATGACCGGCCGCGACAGCAGCAACGTCTGGCCGGAGGTCACGGCCGTCATCCGCCACCACTCCACGACCTTCTGGCTCGGCAGCTGCCTGATGACCGGCGAGCGGCGGCGCGCCACCCGTGCAGTCTACGCCGCCTGTCGGATCGGGGACGACGCCGCCGACCTCGCGCCGCGCCCACGGGAGGCCGTCGCCGTCTGGCAGACCCGCATCGAACAGGCCTACCTCGGCCGGCCCGTCGAGCCCTGGGAGCGGGCCCTGGCCTGGGCGGTGCGTCGATTCCCGGTGCCACGCGCCGCCTTCCACGCCCTCGCCGACGGCTTCCGCGCCGACTTCGGCAGCGTGCGCCTGGCCACCTTCGCCGACCTCGACCGGTACTGCTTCCAGGTCGCCGGGGCCGTCGGCCTCATGATCGCCCCGATCTGCGGGGCGCACGGCCCGGCCGCCGAGCACGCCGCCGATCAGCTCGGCCGCGCGATGCAGTTGACGAACTGCCTCCGTGACGTCGGCGAGGACCTCGCCCGGGACCGTGTCTACCTGCCGGCGGACCTCCTGGCCGCCTACGGTGTCACGCTCGACGACCTACGGAGCGACGTGCGCGGACCCCGCTACCGGCGGCTGATGGAGCACCTCGCCCACGAGGCCGAGCAGCGCTTCGAGATCGGACTCGACGGCCTGCACCACCTGCGCCACCACCGCACCGCCGTCGCCTATGCGGCCGTCCAGTACCGCGCCATCCTCGACGAGTTGCGCGCCGGTGGCTGGGACAACCTGCGGCAGCGCGCCAGCGTGCCGCCGGCCCGCCGTGCCCGCCTGCTCGCCGAGGCCCGCAGCGCCACCCGGGCCGCCGGCACCGCCCCCGCCGCCCCGTCCCCGCAACCCCTGGCGGGCACCGGCACGGGAGGCGCGGGGTGA
- a CDS encoding lycopene cyclase domain-containing protein — MTYLQFLLVFLLPPLLLLAVPVVRTLRERPWLGAGLLTLVVIAYVWTTPWDNYLVASEVWGYGDGRVLGTIWYVPIEEYLFFGLQTLMTGGWTILLMRRADLLAPPPPRERASRSTVLAWVAGTVTAGALVLYEPTRYLGLILAWIGPPLGLQWWYGGRWLADRLRVLWPAVAVPTVYLWLADGYAIANGIWSISERYTTGLAFGPLPVEEATFFLVTNLVVVQGMVLFASVRSEVLAWAR, encoded by the coding sequence GTGACGTACCTGCAGTTCCTCCTCGTCTTCCTGCTCCCGCCCCTGCTGCTGCTGGCCGTCCCGGTCGTCCGGACCCTGCGGGAGCGGCCCTGGCTGGGTGCCGGCCTGCTGACGCTGGTCGTGATCGCGTACGTGTGGACCACGCCCTGGGACAACTACCTGGTCGCGAGCGAGGTGTGGGGCTACGGCGACGGCCGCGTCCTGGGCACGATCTGGTACGTCCCGATCGAGGAGTACCTCTTCTTCGGCCTGCAGACGCTGATGACCGGCGGCTGGACCATCCTGCTCATGCGCCGCGCCGACCTGCTCGCGCCGCCGCCGCCCCGTGAGCGGGCGAGCCGCTCGACCGTGCTCGCGTGGGTCGCCGGCACCGTCACCGCCGGCGCGCTCGTCCTCTACGAACCGACCCGCTATCTCGGCCTCATCCTGGCCTGGATCGGCCCGCCGCTGGGCCTGCAGTGGTGGTACGGCGGCCGCTGGCTGGCTGACCGCCTGCGCGTGCTGTGGCCCGCCGTCGCCGTGCCGACGGTGTACCTGTGGCTGGCCGACGGCTACGCGATCGCCAACGGCATCTGGTCCATCAGCGAGCGCTACACCACCGGGCTGGCCTTCGGCCCGCTGCCGGTGGAGGAAGCCACGTTCTTCCTCGTCACCAACCTCGTCGTCGTGCAGGGCATGGTCCTGTTCGCCTCCGTCAGGTCCGAGGTGCTCGCATGGGCCCGTTGA
- a CDS encoding glycosyltransferase family 2 protein — MGPLTLLRRLVVAFLAGRIAVNVVNWRTFPRIRAAVRGDLERVSVLVPARDEAGNLPLTLPGLARQGAGEVLVLDDHSEDGTAEVAAAVEGVKVLTGAPLPDGWLGKAWALHQLAEAARGDWLVFTDADVYWEPGAVAGFLDALEAQGARVGSIFPTQDTVTWGERLTVPVIDEVLLSGLPYPLLHADVSPHAVTANGQAIAIHREVYDAIGGWAGVRGRIVEDVAFGRLARREGNAVALALGDGVVHTRMYRGYREALAGFGKNLLTAHGRSRGLLLADVAWHGLAYTLPAALAPRHPAWRLPLALGIAQRAVVAATTRRDPLEAVLAPLLPIAGLPVALRALQRRQTWKGRSFEVGG, encoded by the coding sequence ATGGGCCCGTTGACGCTCCTGCGGCGCCTGGTCGTCGCGTTCCTCGCCGGCCGGATCGCGGTCAACGTCGTGAACTGGCGCACCTTCCCCCGCATACGCGCCGCGGTGCGCGGCGACCTCGAACGGGTCTCCGTGCTCGTGCCCGCCCGCGACGAGGCCGGCAACCTGCCGCTGACGCTGCCGGGTCTGGCGCGGCAGGGAGCCGGTGAGGTGCTGGTGCTGGACGACCACTCCGAGGACGGCACCGCCGAGGTGGCCGCGGCCGTCGAGGGCGTCAAGGTCCTGACGGGTGCGCCGCTGCCCGACGGCTGGCTCGGCAAGGCGTGGGCACTGCACCAGCTGGCCGAGGCGGCCCGCGGTGACTGGCTGGTGTTCACCGACGCGGACGTGTACTGGGAACCGGGCGCCGTGGCCGGCTTCCTCGACGCGCTGGAGGCCCAGGGCGCCCGCGTCGGCTCGATCTTCCCGACCCAGGACACGGTCACCTGGGGTGAGCGGCTGACGGTGCCCGTGATCGACGAGGTGCTGCTGTCGGGCCTGCCCTACCCGCTCCTGCACGCCGACGTGTCACCGCACGCCGTGACCGCCAACGGCCAGGCGATCGCGATCCACCGCGAGGTCTACGACGCCATCGGCGGCTGGGCGGGCGTCCGCGGCCGGATCGTCGAGGACGTCGCCTTCGGCCGGCTGGCCCGCCGCGAGGGCAACGCCGTCGCCCTGGCGCTGGGCGACGGCGTGGTCCACACCCGCATGTACCGCGGCTACCGCGAGGCGCTGGCGGGGTTCGGCAAGAACCTGCTCACCGCCCACGGCCGCAGTCGCGGACTGCTGCTCGCGGACGTGGCGTGGCACGGGCTGGCCTACACGCTGCCGGCCGCGCTGGCGCCCCGGCACCCGGCCTGGCGCCTGCCGCTGGCCCTGGGGATCGCCCAGCGGGCCGTCGTCGCCGCCACGACCCGGCGCGACCCGCTGGAGGCGGTGCTCGCACCGCTGCTGCCGATCGCCGGCCTGCCGGTCGCGCTGCGGGCCCTGCAGCGACGCCAGACCTGGAAGGGCCGCAGCTTCGAGGTGGGCGGATGA
- a CDS encoding cytochrome P450, which produces MTAAPATTSHTGLPSPAGHPVHGHLGRWGQEPLALLEEGAALGPVFELRLPRRPAVVGASPAWNRFVLRDGETFVARRSMPALIPHLAGGIITTDAPAHRPRRLVLEPRYRDVDKLRARVRAAVDAMVPVGEFDGLDWALHAVPAMLNAALFSGRFPADLLAEYLRPLEEGMPSALIPRPGARRAVRRELSRQLALRRDDPQADDLAAALASVPGAVEELRVGLAAGFDTSAHTLAWALWYLAAHPTWQPADRRRQAVDEVLRLHPPGFIGARRVARDTSFEGTPLPVGTMAFYSPMLTHRRPELWERPDVFDPTRFEVGIRAWTYIPFSAGQRTCLGTHLARLMLDEALEAVLQQSLRAVAGDPSPVAAVTIAPRGPLRLVRGHSPASSAAGASRAPHESDRP; this is translated from the coding sequence ATGACGGCGGCACCCGCGACCACCTCCCACACGGGCCTGCCCTCGCCCGCCGGTCACCCCGTGCACGGCCACCTCGGGCGTTGGGGCCAGGAGCCGCTGGCCCTACTCGAGGAGGGCGCGGCGCTCGGGCCGGTGTTCGAGCTGCGCCTGCCCCGGCGGCCGGCCGTCGTCGGCGCCTCCCCGGCCTGGAACCGGTTCGTGCTCCGCGACGGCGAGACGTTCGTGGCCCGCCGGAGCATGCCGGCGCTGATCCCCCACCTCGCCGGCGGCATCATCACCACCGACGCCCCGGCCCACCGGCCACGCCGCCTCGTGCTGGAGCCGCGCTACCGCGACGTGGACAAGCTGCGCGCACGCGTCCGCGCCGCCGTCGACGCGATGGTCCCCGTCGGCGAGTTCGACGGCCTGGACTGGGCCCTCCACGCGGTGCCCGCGATGCTCAACGCCGCGCTGTTCTCCGGCCGCTTCCCGGCCGACCTGCTCGCCGAGTACCTCCGCCCGCTCGAGGAGGGCATGCCCTCGGCGCTGATCCCGCGGCCCGGGGCACGCCGCGCCGTGCGGCGCGAGCTGTCGCGCCAACTGGCGCTGCGGCGCGACGACCCGCAGGCCGACGACCTCGCGGCCGCTCTTGCCAGCGTGCCCGGCGCCGTCGAGGAGCTGCGGGTCGGGCTCGCGGCCGGCTTCGACACCAGCGCTCACACGCTGGCCTGGGCACTGTGGTACCTCGCCGCGCATCCCACCTGGCAGCCGGCCGATCGGCGTCGTCAGGCCGTCGACGAGGTACTGCGGCTGCACCCGCCGGGCTTCATCGGTGCCCGGCGGGTCGCACGGGACACCAGCTTCGAGGGTACTCCGCTGCCGGTCGGGACCATGGCGTTCTACAGCCCGATGCTCACCCACCGCCGGCCGGAGCTGTGGGAACGGCCGGACGTCTTCGACCCGACCCGGTTCGAGGTCGGGATCCGGGCCTGGACCTACATCCCGTTCAGTGCCGGGCAACGAACCTGCCTCGGAACCCACCTGGCGCGCCTGATGCTCGACGAGGCGCTCGAGGCCGTGCTGCAGCAGTCGCTGCGGGCGGTCGCGGGCGACCCGAGCCCGGTGGCCGCCGTCACCATCGCACCGCGCGGGCCGCTCCGGCTCGTGCGGGGTCACTCCCCCGCCTCTTCCGCCGCCGGCGCCTCCCGCGCCCCGCACGAAAGCGACCGACCGTGA
- a CDS encoding phytoene desaturase family protein, translated as MTRALVLGAGIGGLSAAARLAHAGYDVQVHERLPRPGGRGNVIQRDGFRIDTGPSILLMRDIVEATFADVGADPADYVTIRRLDPAYKVFFADGARMEARVEREALKAELDQIEPGAGARFDDFAAIGDKLYRGAREHFVERNFRSLREMFGISNLPQFVSLRVYEPMHKLVGRHFKDPRLRQLFTFNAMYIGMNPFTAPAIYALLPYNDTVEGVHFTDGGMYGLVEGLVRLCRDLGVDVVCDHPATGVIQRGGRAAGLHFDDGDLEADLTLVNADWPWAQRRLLGREPRHPLGKKLRYGPSALNFYFGVRGDLGDLRAHNVVFGDDYEGNFSDVFAGRVHERPSYYVHVPTLADPSLAPDGHHIAYVLVPHSNSDAPIDWEHERDRVRDYVLTDLAAKGVDLRDRIVLEEVIDPPRWADEFSLDRGATFGLSHSVSQVGYLRPHNKDPHLRDLYYVGSSTHPGAGVPMVMLSARLVTERIVDEHPPARLGETVRA; from the coding sequence GTGACACGTGCACTCGTCCTCGGTGCCGGCATCGGCGGCCTGTCCGCCGCCGCACGGCTCGCCCACGCCGGCTACGACGTCCAGGTCCACGAACGGCTGCCCCGCCCCGGCGGGCGCGGCAACGTCATCCAGCGCGACGGCTTCCGGATCGACACCGGTCCCAGCATCCTGCTGATGCGCGACATCGTCGAAGCCACGTTCGCCGACGTCGGGGCCGACCCCGCCGACTACGTCACGATCCGCCGTCTCGACCCCGCCTACAAGGTGTTCTTCGCCGACGGCGCGCGCATGGAGGCCCGCGTGGAACGCGAGGCCCTGAAGGCGGAGCTCGACCAGATCGAGCCGGGCGCGGGCGCCCGTTTCGACGACTTCGCGGCCATCGGCGACAAGCTCTACCGCGGCGCGCGCGAGCACTTCGTCGAGCGCAACTTCCGCTCGCTGCGCGAGATGTTCGGCATCTCGAACCTGCCCCAGTTCGTCTCGCTGCGGGTCTACGAACCGATGCACAAACTGGTCGGACGCCACTTCAAGGACCCGCGGCTCCGCCAGCTGTTCACCTTCAACGCCATGTACATCGGGATGAACCCGTTCACGGCCCCCGCCATCTACGCGCTGCTGCCCTACAACGACACCGTCGAGGGCGTGCACTTCACCGACGGCGGCATGTACGGCCTCGTGGAGGGGCTGGTACGGCTGTGCCGCGACCTCGGCGTCGACGTCGTCTGTGACCACCCCGCCACCGGCGTCATCCAGCGGGGCGGCCGCGCGGCGGGCCTGCACTTCGACGACGGCGACCTCGAAGCCGACCTGACCCTCGTCAACGCCGACTGGCCGTGGGCACAGCGGCGGCTGCTGGGCCGCGAGCCACGCCACCCGCTGGGCAAGAAGCTGCGCTACGGACCGTCCGCATTGAACTTCTACTTCGGGGTCCGCGGCGACCTCGGCGACCTGCGGGCACACAACGTCGTGTTCGGCGACGACTACGAGGGCAACTTCAGCGACGTCTTCGCCGGCCGTGTGCACGAGCGCCCGTCCTACTACGTCCACGTGCCGACCCTGGCCGACCCGTCGCTGGCGCCGGACGGACACCACATCGCCTACGTTCTGGTGCCCCACAGCAACTCCGACGCACCCATCGACTGGGAACACGAACGGGACCGTGTGCGCGACTACGTGCTGACCGACCTGGCCGCCAAGGGGGTCGACCTGCGCGACCGGATCGTGCTCGAGGAGGTCATCGACCCGCCGCGGTGGGCCGACGAGTTCTCGCTCGACCGCGGCGCGACCTTCGGGCTGTCGCACTCGGTGAGCCAGGTCGGCTACCTGCGGCCACACAACAAGGACCCACACCTGCGCGACCTGTACTACGTCGGCTCCTCCACCCACCCCGGGGCCGGCGTGCCGATGGTGATGCTCTCCGCCCGCCTGGTCACGGAACGGATCGTGGACGAGCACCCGCCCGCCCGGCTCGGGGAGACGGTGCGTGCCTGA
- the fni gene encoding type 2 isopentenyl-diphosphate Delta-isomerase: MPEGILDRKRRHLEVCLEETVDFQTRTTGLEDVEVPYHALPDLDRDGIDLGTSLLGRRLRAPFLIGAMTGGEERGGRINRALAEAAQRCGVGLMLGSQRVMLERPEARHSFQVRDLAPDVLLVGNLGLAQFVAGYGPAEAEQAVDEVGADALAVHCNPLQEAIQGGDVDFRGGRDHLARLAEALPVPVVVKEVGHGIGRRAARQLAGLPLGAVDVAGAGGTSWARVEQFVAHGAVVRPDVAEIGVPTARALLEVGSELPEIPRIASGGIRNGTDAARALLLGASAVAVARPLLAPALAGADAVVAWIEEFLDELRTVMFAAGAGDVAAMHRLGLHAGPVAPVVP; this comes from the coding sequence GTGCCTGAGGGGATCCTCGACCGCAAGCGCCGCCACCTCGAGGTCTGCCTCGAGGAGACGGTCGACTTCCAGACCCGCACCACCGGGCTGGAGGACGTCGAGGTCCCCTACCACGCGCTGCCCGACCTGGACCGCGACGGGATCGACCTGGGCACCTCGCTGCTCGGCCGACGGTTGCGCGCGCCGTTCCTGATCGGAGCGATGACCGGCGGCGAGGAACGCGGCGGTCGCATCAACCGGGCCCTCGCCGAGGCGGCCCAGCGCTGCGGGGTCGGGCTGATGCTCGGCTCGCAGCGCGTCATGCTCGAGCGCCCCGAGGCACGCCACAGCTTCCAGGTGCGCGACCTGGCACCGGACGTGCTGCTGGTGGGCAACCTCGGCCTTGCCCAGTTCGTGGCCGGCTACGGCCCGGCCGAGGCCGAGCAGGCCGTCGACGAGGTCGGCGCCGACGCGCTGGCCGTGCACTGCAACCCGCTGCAGGAAGCCATCCAGGGCGGCGACGTCGACTTCCGGGGCGGTCGTGACCACCTGGCGCGCCTTGCCGAGGCGCTGCCGGTCCCGGTCGTGGTCAAGGAGGTCGGTCACGGCATCGGCCGGCGGGCCGCCCGGCAGTTGGCCGGCCTGCCGCTGGGGGCGGTCGACGTGGCCGGCGCCGGCGGCACGTCATGGGCACGGGTCGAGCAGTTCGTCGCCCACGGCGCGGTCGTGCGTCCCGACGTGGCCGAGATCGGCGTCCCGACGGCCCGGGCCCTGCTCGAGGTGGGCAGCGAACTGCCGGAGATCCCGCGCATCGCCTCCGGCGGCATCCGCAACGGCACGGACGCCGCCCGGGCGCTGCTCCTCGGCGCCTCGGCCGTGGCGGTGGCACGGCCGCTGCTCGCGCCGGCGCTGGCGGGCGCCGACGCCGTCGTCGCGTGGATCGAGGAGTTCCTCGACGAACTGCGCACCGTCATGTTCGCCGCGGGCGCCGGCGACGTGGCCGCGATGCACCGGCTGGGGTTGCACGCCGGCCCGGTCGCACCGGTGGTGCCGTAG
- the uvrB gene encoding excinuclease ABC subunit UvrB → MSELATPFAARRRDLDERRSGDGRFRVVSDFTPSGDQPRAIEQIAEAFEAGERAVTLLGATGTGKTFTAAKVLEQLQRPCLVMAPNKTLAAQLANEFRDFLPDNAVEYFVSYYDYYQPEAYIASSDTYIEKDSSINDEIDRLRHRATMALLSRRDVVVVASVSCIYGLGSPHEYEDHVLWLRSGEEVGLDASMRKLVDLQYARNDLNLIRGTFRVRGDTLEVFPADDERAVRVEFFGDEIDRIVRVDPLTGEVSRPVEQVGIFPASHYVSSPEALQRALGSIETELAQRLADLEGQGKLLEAQRLRMRTNYDLEMIREVGFCNGIENYSRHFDGRAPGSPPYTLLDYFPDDFVVFLDESHVTVPQIGGMYEGDRSRKDALVEHGFRLPSAFDNRPLTFDEFLERIGQRLFISATPSAYERRESDTIAEQIIRPTGLVDPQVVVRPTTGQIDDLMEQIRQRTERDQRVLVTTLTKKMAEDLTDYLLENGVRVRYLHSDIDTVQRVEILRSLRLGEFDVLVGINLLREGLDLPEVSLVAILDADKEGFLRSETSLIQTIGRAARNVDGQVVMYADQVTEAMARALEETERRREKQLAYNREHGIDPQTVRKRVGDIIAAVRAEEQGEDYRPDDSPSARDAVDVSEVPQEDLRALIQRLEEEMHEAAAELRFEFAARLRDELADLKRELAGMEAANV, encoded by the coding sequence ATGTCCGAACTCGCCACGCCCTTCGCTGCCCGCCGTCGCGACCTCGACGAACGCCGCTCCGGCGACGGACGGTTCCGGGTCGTCAGCGACTTCACCCCCTCGGGTGACCAGCCGCGTGCCATCGAGCAGATCGCGGAGGCCTTCGAGGCCGGCGAGCGGGCCGTCACCCTCCTGGGCGCGACCGGCACCGGCAAGACCTTCACGGCCGCGAAGGTCCTCGAGCAGCTGCAGCGGCCGTGCCTGGTGATGGCGCCGAACAAGACGCTGGCGGCGCAGCTCGCCAACGAGTTCCGCGACTTCCTCCCGGACAACGCCGTCGAGTACTTCGTCAGCTACTACGACTACTACCAGCCGGAGGCCTACATCGCCTCCAGCGACACCTACATCGAGAAGGACTCGTCGATCAACGACGAGATCGACCGGCTTCGTCACCGGGCCACCATGGCCCTGCTGTCGCGCCGCGACGTGGTCGTGGTCGCCTCGGTGTCGTGCATCTACGGCCTCGGCTCCCCGCACGAGTACGAGGACCACGTGCTGTGGTTGCGTTCGGGCGAGGAGGTCGGACTGGACGCCTCGATGCGCAAGCTCGTGGACCTGCAGTACGCCCGCAACGACCTCAACCTCATCCGCGGCACCTTCCGCGTCCGCGGCGACACCCTCGAGGTGTTCCCCGCGGACGACGAGCGGGCCGTGCGCGTGGAGTTCTTCGGCGACGAGATCGACCGGATCGTACGTGTCGACCCGCTCACGGGCGAGGTGTCGCGGCCGGTGGAGCAGGTCGGCATCTTCCCGGCCTCGCACTACGTCTCCTCGCCCGAGGCGCTGCAGCGGGCGCTCGGCTCCATCGAGACGGAGTTGGCGCAGCGACTGGCGGACCTCGAGGGCCAGGGCAAACTGCTGGAGGCCCAGCGGCTGCGCATGCGGACCAACTACGACCTGGAGATGATCCGCGAGGTCGGGTTCTGCAACGGCATCGAGAACTACTCGCGCCATTTCGACGGGCGGGCGCCCGGCTCGCCGCCCTACACGCTGCTCGACTACTTCCCGGACGACTTCGTCGTCTTCCTCGACGAGTCCCACGTGACCGTGCCGCAGATCGGCGGCATGTACGAGGGCGACCGCTCCCGCAAGGACGCCCTGGTCGAGCACGGCTTCCGGCTGCCGTCCGCCTTCGACAACCGGCCGCTCACCTTCGACGAGTTCCTGGAGCGCATCGGGCAGCGGCTGTTCATCTCGGCGACGCCCAGCGCCTACGAACGGCGCGAGTCCGACACGATCGCGGAGCAGATCATCCGGCCGACCGGGCTGGTCGACCCGCAGGTCGTCGTGCGGCCCACCACGGGCCAGATCGACGACCTGATGGAGCAGATCCGCCAGCGCACCGAGCGTGACCAGCGCGTGCTCGTGACCACGCTGACGAAGAAGATGGCGGAGGACCTGACCGACTACCTGCTGGAGAACGGCGTCCGGGTCCGGTACCTGCACTCCGACATCGACACCGTCCAGCGGGTGGAGATCCTGCGATCGCTGCGGCTGGGGGAGTTCGACGTCCTCGTCGGCATCAACCTCCTGCGCGAGGGCCTGGACCTGCCGGAGGTGTCGCTGGTCGCCATCCTCGACGCCGACAAGGAAGGCTTCCTGCGCTCGGAGACGTCGCTGATCCAGACGATCGGTCGCGCCGCCCGCAACGTCGACGGCCAGGTCGTGATGTACGCCGACCAGGTCACCGAGGCCATGGCGCGGGCGCTGGAGGAGACCGAGCGGCGGCGCGAGAAGCAGTTGGCGTACAACCGCGAGCACGGCATCGACCCGCAGACGGTGCGCAAGCGCGTCGGTGACATCATCGCGGCCGTGCGCGCCGAGGAGCAGGGCGAGGACTACCGCCCGGACGACTCGCCGAGCGCCCGGGACGCGGTCGACGTCTCCGAGGTGCCGCAGGAGGACCTGCGTGCGCTCATCCAGCGCCTCGAGGAGGAGATGCACGAGGCGGCGGCGGAACTGCGGTTCGAGTTCGCGGCGCGACTGCGTGACGAGCTCGCCGACCTCAAGCGCGAGTTGGCCGGCATGGAGGCCGCCAACGTCTGA
- a CDS encoding ANTAR domain-containing protein produces MVEDLRFALSLDGDVRAALDGAAAADLDGDAERAYLATLEELTALLIEDASLEELLRHVLELTSRAISTSSAVSVTVVDDQGRYQTAARSSEDAELVDVVQYELVQGPCIEALESGEERHTSDFSVDERWPEVSERATELGFRCVVAVPLTVNGVVIGALNVFGAEPDGLSERDRELTRRIAAPAASTLANARAFRRVNRLAGQLQEALESRVVIEQAKGVLMAREGCDADTAFALLRKASQDANRRLRDVARAVVAHHEAGSSGVTRGENGLARGRDRP; encoded by the coding sequence GTGGTCGAGGACCTGAGGTTCGCGCTGTCGCTGGACGGCGACGTCCGTGCCGCGCTGGACGGCGCGGCGGCCGCCGACCTGGACGGGGACGCGGAACGCGCGTACCTCGCGACGCTCGAGGAGCTGACGGCGCTCCTGATCGAGGACGCCTCCCTCGAGGAGCTGCTCAGGCACGTCCTGGAGCTGACGTCGCGGGCCATCAGCACGTCGTCGGCGGTCAGCGTCACCGTGGTCGACGACCAGGGTCGATACCAGACCGCTGCACGCAGCAGCGAGGACGCCGAGCTGGTGGACGTCGTCCAGTACGAGCTGGTCCAGGGGCCGTGCATCGAAGCGCTCGAGTCGGGCGAGGAGCGCCACACGTCCGACTTCAGCGTGGACGAGCGATGGCCGGAGGTCAGCGAGCGCGCGACCGAGCTCGGCTTCCGATGCGTGGTCGCCGTGCCGCTGACCGTCAACGGCGTCGTCATCGGCGCGCTCAACGTGTTCGGCGCCGAGCCCGACGGCCTCAGCGAGCGCGACCGCGAGCTCACGCGGCGCATCGCCGCGCCGGCCGCCAGCACGCTGGCCAACGCGCGGGCCTTCCGGCGCGTGAACCGCCTCGCCGGGCAACTGCAGGAGGCGCTGGAGAGCCGCGTCGTCATCGAGCAGGCCAAGGGCGTGCTCATGGCCCGCGAGGGATGCGACGCCGACACGGCGTTCGCGTTGCTGCGCAAGGCCTCCCAGGACGCCAACCGGCGCCTGCGCGACGTGGCCCGCGCGGTGGTGGCACATCACGAGGCCGGCTCCTCCGGTGTCACGCGCGGCGAGAACGGCCTGGCGCGCGGCCGCGACCGGCCCTAG